gctgggattacagccataagccaccacacccagcctgagagCCAAACTTTATTTAAATTTGGGAATCACTGTTCCAGgagcacagaaataaaactatcctTCCTCCTTTATAGCCCTCaggcttctcttccttttcaaGGCCTTCCTCAGTGAGCTTGGGAACCTCATCTCACCAAGATAAGCATGGCAGAGGGGCAAGCAGGACATAATAGACTACATGTATATGGTGTGTATGTTTAAAATCACCATTTAGCACAtgcttatttaatcctcatagcagcTGCGGAAAGCACTTGTGATGAATGCTTTTCAGAGAAGCAGAACGGGAGGTTCAAAGCCGCAGAGCAACATGACCAAGGTCACTCCACAAGGCCAATGTCTGCCACTGGGATTTTAATCCCAGGTTAACTGATTGTAAGTCCCATCTCCTAACTGCCAAAATAATCCCCAGGCCCACCAGAGAGAAAGGATACTTTCACGATGACATCCTAGGCCCTGCGTCTACTTTCCTTGGGGCAGGGCTGAGGGTGGGGACTTGAGGAGCAGAGACTGCAGCAGACAAGAAGCTGGTCCTGAGCTGTGGGTTGGGAAGGTTCGGGCCGTGCAGCAGGTCCGGCCGGTGGAGCGCAGGACGAAGGAACGCTTAGAGGAAAGCAGCTTCTGCAGGGTTGGTGTCTGGGAGAGGCTGCTCCTCCCCAAAGACTGGACCTATTAGAAGTACAGGACCTCCGACGGAGACGGGGTTTTAGGGGGTCACCTAGTCCAACCCTTGACCAGTACATGTCATAACCTGTCGGACGGCCCAGCAACAAAGACCGCTGCTCACCTGTAGGTTCTTCCCTGTCAGAGTCGGGGTGAATCTTCCTGCTCGTGGGCGTAGCTCTCTGAGGAAGCTGAGGGCTTTGGGTCTCAGGGCTACCATTGATTTGAGCATTTCTCCTGTGCATCTTCATTCTTTCAAGAAAGGAGGTCTGGTTCTGGCTACCAAAGGGCCCTGCTCTGCTGGGAGCACAAGCAGCCTTGCCCACTGCTTGGCTCGGCTGAAAGGTCTGCATTCCGAAGCCAGGATTTCCAAGGATAAACAGGGTTAGGTGCTGCCAGCCTTCTCAGCAGCAACCAGAAATTCAATGAGAAGTTTTGGGGAAAATTCATCTTTTTCCACCCAGTCATTGAGAGGAAGGTTTTACGACAGAGGGGATGAAGAGAGAGGCTTTTGTGGGCTGATGTCGCTGTGTTGCTGGCCTCCAGTCAGGTCACAAGGTGGAGGGCTGCATGCCGGCGGGGACGTTTGGGCTCTCAGACAGCTGAGGCATCAGAGCtgaaggaaatatcttcccaGAGATGTTTGGCCATATTTCTAGGGCCAGGTTAAAAGCTTCACACAGAAGCTGAGTTAACACTGGTATGTCTATGAGAGGGTCATGTCCAGAAACAGCTTTCTCCTTCCAACAGAGActttgtaggaaaaaaatctcCATGCTCATATTTCTCTACCCCAGGAGGCTCTCCTGGAATCTAAGAGGCCAATTAGTGTCAAATTCTGCCCCACCAAGCATCACATAATGGTGATACTGTTAAGGACATCATATATGTGAGGCTGAATTATCCACAATGGCTGGCAATGTCTTCATTCTCCAGAATGAGGCTCCGGCCTCTTTGCTTTGGCAAGAGTTGATCTCAGGACTGCCTGAAACCAGAAACTCCAGGCAAAGCTCTTTGGGTCACTCTTCTGAAAAGGAATCACAATAATAAGATCTGTTATCTTGGTACTCTGTAAAGCCAAGGTGTCGGCCTTCACTACAGTGAAAAGTGAGTTTGACAGAACCAGTGTGATTGTCTGCTGATTAAGCCATCTGCCACCATGGAAATGGACCGAGATTGTCAACCGGTGCACTGGTGCCGACAGCCACATTTTTACATACTGGGCCTTTGGCTGCCATCTCAACTTTGTCTTTCCAGAAGTCAGTTCTTGGGAGGCAGACTCCAGGCACTACATTCTAGAGGGCCTCCATGCACGCTCAGGCTTCTTCTCACAGCAGGCACACCCCGCCTAAGCTGCACTCCATGCACTGAGGGACAGTTGGGGCAGGAGCTCTCACGCAGCCAGGTGTTGGGCTCTGCAAGGAGGTTTGTGTGGGGATGTGAGCAACTGGGTCAGCTCCCTGGTCCAGACTTCTGCATTCAGGATATAGACATAGCTCTGTGTGTATGTTGGGGACTGGAGATGACCACACTACTACATTTTTCTTGAGTGActtttagtaggaaaaaaaaaatgaaccctCTCCTCAACACTGACAttgttaaaaacacataaaatgcaCATCACTTCACCAAGCAGCATTCAGGCCTTGACTTCCCTGTGGGAACAAGCTTTTAGCCTATGCCTCATAAACAGGTGGATTGTGATCCACTCTACTCAGAGGGGACACGGGAGTGATGCAGTCTTTACCCCTCAACACCCCAGATGGAAATCTTATGCCGGAGGCTTAATTTAGTGAAGTCAGGGTAGGAGCACTGGGTTCTCTTCAACTAGTGATATCATGAACAATAAGAAGAATTGTGTATATGTAGcaagtaggagaaaatattggccaagtttatctattcattcaacaaatacttacagtcTACTAACTCTGTGTGGGGCCCTGTTCTAAGTACTTGGATATATCCGACCCAACAGAGATCCCTACTCTTACGGACCTGATGTTCAGGAGGGAGGGGGATATGAACCATAAATGACAAACACTAATTAATTACTGATTAAATTATGTGATAAGTGGAAATAGAAGAGCAGAGGAAGGAGGATGAGGGAGTTGCGGGGAGGAGGGAATTAATGTGGATTTGGGAGGCTGCCCAACATGTTTCTGGGTCTGAATTTTTTTTGGTCTATGACACAAACCATATTCTTGATTGCTAACATCCACTGAGGCCCCCTCTGTGCTGGGCACTATGCTGGGTGTTTACTTGGGTATCTCATTTACTCTGCAAGACTGGCCTGGTTCTTCATACCCCTAGGGCAGAATGCAAGACTTTAGTTCTTGGCCTTCTGCATCTTCATGCTTTTTCTTTGGAGCAGAAATTGCTCTGAAAATGCTGGTTTTAACTTAAATCTTACATTGACCAGACGTCTCTTCGAGCCCCAGAGCCTACGGAGTGCTTTTGTTAAAACCCAGAGCCAATGGGCTCAGGCTGTCCTTTGTGCAGCCAGGTACCAGTGGGAGGATTTTCCATGCAATTACTtgggaatgaaaaagaaatgagagggaGGCCTGCGGTCTTTGCTACTCTGACTCCACAGGCTGCTGGGATGGACGTTGGATGAAGACACCAGCTTAGGGCATGGCCTGTTGCTATTTATGACTCTATTACTTCACAGTGAGAGCACAGTTCAGGCTGACTGCTGGGTGGCCTCTGTGTTTCTGTCACTTCCTTTTTTTACCTATGTGAGGACTGTAGCATTGGTTGGGACTTCCAAAGTCCTGTTAGCCAGGCTTCTGCCATCAGATGGGCCTGTGGACACATTGCCCCATCAAACGCTGCCTCCTTCCTAAGGCCCTGGGGCATCACAGAAAGATGGGGCTGCTAAGCCACTGCTCTGATAAGGCACACCTTCAACCAGGCTCCATCACTCAGAGCTACGGGAAAATCCCATGGTCATATGCCCTCTGTTGGTGACAGGGAATTCTGTCATGCATTCAGATTTTTGCATGTCTGCTCTGTCCCTGGAACTAGAATAAGAGAATAGGGAGAAGAGCTGATAAGAAGTCAGTGATAACTATAGCCATGGCCATAATTTAGGctccaaaaaaaataattctgagtgGTTACCAGATAGCTTTCAGAGAGGGTTGAAGCCTTCAGTAGACTAATGATTGAGcagaaaaaatgtttagaaaaactTGAGACAGATTTTATCCATGCAGTAGGTCAGAAGTCAAGTCAGAAGTTCAGATGACATGTACGATTCCTGgaatttagtgattttttttttctttttgtttgaatgTGTCACTTCTCTTCTACTTTCTGTTCTGCTCCCACTAGAATGATCTCCTTCCCCCAGGCCCTCGGATCCACCCCACATACCACCACAGGCTCATTCTTTGCCACACCCTGTTTTCTAGCATGGCTGCATGCACAAAACCTCCCTTAGTTCCCACTGCCTGCAGCGCCAAGGTCACAGAGTTTACTGAGCTACCATCAGCAAGACCTTGAACATGCCTCggccctctctcctctccctctacATTGCTCTCCTTCAGTGGTACAGCTCCTCCCATGGCTGTCTCTAGACCTCGCCTTGACATCTCgccacccacctctgccttgtTCCTGCGTGATCCACTCCCCTCTCTCGGCCCTCGTTCCACTCACCTCTCCCTCAACCTCCGGGAGCCCTTTGTGTTTCCTCCACGCCTTAGGCACCTGACCCGTGTTTCCTCACAATCGCAGTTACCCTCTCATACTCACATGCAAGGACAAGAAACATGTTTCCTATGACTTCACACCCACTCCCTGGCCATGCACACAATGCAGTGTAGAAGTTGGTCCCAAATCTATTACCGGAGGCCTAAGCAGCAGCCTCCTCCTGctcaaagaaaaatgttctgCGACTGCCAACATTGCACTTCCTCAGCAAGACATCTCAGAAAATGCCCATCAGAGCCTTCCACCTCATTCCAAGCTTGCAAACAAGCtggtttttcatttgtcttgtttgtttttaagcaagAAGCATCCCTTTAGAGGAcgaattaggaaagaaaaaaaaagtcaaacaaaaacaaaaacaggagtggagctttgcctctttcttttgtcCCCTGCCTTGCCCTTCCTCCCTATCCCATCCCCCTCACTTTCTGTGTTGCTTTTCATGCCAGTTGCTAAAgactgtaattttaaaactgaacTGGCTTTTCCAGAGCCTTGAGGAATGTGCATCTGCACGTGGatttttccacaaaaaaaaaaatgtccctgTTTTTTGGATCTTCTTAGCCAGAAACAATGAGGCCAGGCAATCAGAGTCCACCCGTCTCCCAACTCTTATTCTAATTTGTTTGAGAGGCTCAGAAGGGGCTGAAGGGCATGGTTTGTGTTTTACCCTGTCAGACTCTTGTTTGATGAGGTTTGTGCTCCATTTGTTCggatggtttttatggtttctttgTTGTTCGTGGAATGACTTTGAAAGTCATAATTCTGTATCCTCAAGCTCCTCTGCTATTCCTGCTCAGTGTCTCAATGGGACTCCACCacgagaaagggaaggaagaagtttCCAGCTAGTTAGTTAATCGATTTCTGAGCACGTTTACGGAAGCATGTGGAATCTTTCAAGAAAGAGGTTACGATCACAAAAGTTCAGATTTGAGGAGTATTCTCCAAGACAATTGAGAAGCAAGACCTTAGTCATGCCCAGGTGGGGAGCAGGTCTCCATCCACTCATTTCCTGAtccagcccctctcccagccACATTTCTggcctcttccctttctctgtggTCATCAGCCCAGTCCTCTCCACTGTCAATAGAAAAGCCCGAGAGCCCTCAGAGAGCCTGGAATGTGCTCCCACCCCTGTGATGTCATCCCACATCATCCATGTTCTGAAATCGGGGACTGGAGTTGGCCCCCAGGAATGTCACGGCCCTGGGCTTTGAGACACTCTTTTTATGGGCCTTTCACCCAGTCCAGACCTTGCCTGCTCTTCAGAGCTGCTTGAAGGATTTTGCCTCAGAActatggacatttaaaaaatgtctaacCTTGTGTCGGTATATATTTGTAGAAAGCTTCATAAGGTGCTTTTccatatgttatctcatttggTCATTTCCACAACCCCATAAGGtagataaaacataaatttttatttccacattAAAGAAAATTGAAGCCCAGAGGAGACTTTTGATTCATCCCAGGTTTCACAACAAATAGTGTCAGGGAGAGAAATTGAACCAATCCTCTGACTTCACATTGAGGGTTCTTCCCATTACTTTGGCTCCCAGATCTTCTCAAAGAGTGTTAAGGTTCTTTCCGCCACCCCAACCCCAGGGGGTGAGTACACTTCCAGAATTTAGGGATGCTTTAAAAGCCATTGCtgaattgaattttatttctcctgatCACTACAGATAATGCTCACGCAACTTTTCTGAGAAGCAGGCGATGCTAATGTACCCCTATTTGTTATTGTTCGTTAGACCCTTCTTATGACTCAGTCAGAAGAGGAGCGTGGGGCAATAACATGAATTCTGGCCTCAACAAAAGTAAGTAAATGTCTTGTAATTCTTTGGAGGGAAGCATGTTTCTGAGGACGGGGTTGGAGAACAGGATCATAAGATATAGGAGAGCAGCAAACATTTGTTTCCCTGCTTTTTGAGGAGACATCAAAATTATTTGCCAATTTAGGGCCTTTCCATGATACCCAGTCCTTGAAAGATGGTATGAGATTTTCATTTagatttttgagttttgttttattgcactCCGTTTTAGAACATTGGAAGTTTGAAggttttcttgagacaaggttcTATACCAATGAATGGTCACGGTCACTGGCTGTGGCTTCTGTTATTTAAATCAAGGTAATGACTCTCTATAACTTTGCTCCCCTAACTGTTGAGGCTAAGTCATACCAATTTCCCCACCCCTCCATCCCTGATGAGGAGATGCTGGGGGGTCTGGGACATCAATTTCTCCACCAAGTGGTGAGATGATGGCATGTCGAAGTCTACCCAATATCTCCCATTAAGGGAATAAGGGGCAAGAATGACTCACGAACTCTTGTACCAGAAATCAATCTTGCCATGCCTAGGAAGCAAAATATGAAGCACATGAGCAGGTGGTAAAGGGAATTCTTTCAAGAAAGAGGTCGGGGTTACAAATTAATGCCCAAACAATAACCAAGACCCCTTCCAATTATGTGTATTAATTATTTACTTACTCTGCACATGACATTTGGCAATATAAGATTCACAAAGATGAATCAGACATGCATTGGTCCCATAAGTGGGAGAGAGAAACCACGCACACACAGAACTCCTTTCATCTGGTTGGTATCAAGGAAGGCTTGTGGACCTAGTAGCACTTGAGTCAGCTCTGGAAGGAGAGGCAGGATTTGGACCTGTGGCAGAGTGGGCTGGGGAAGACATCAGCTTGGCATGTCTGACAGTCAGAGAGGACCTCAGGTTCCTGGAGTTTAGGATGTGTGATGCAGAAGAAGTCTGGAAAGGTAAGAAACAGAATCGTAAATGATGCTATGAAGATAGGCCTTAGTTCTTTAGGCAATGAGGAGTCACTAAGGTTTTGAACAGTGGCGTGCATGGTGGGttgtggggagagagaggagtaatgaggacaccagtcagactAAGTCACAAACCATGCAAGAAGCAACACAGATCTGCAACGCAGAAGTGATCATGGGAATGGAAAGGGTGTGTGAGAGATACCAAGGAGGAAACTCACAAGACAGGGACACCACGAAGCAGCTGATCTTTGCTCAGATGTCACTTTCTCAGTCAGGACTTCTCTAACTTTCCGATTTGAAAATGAAATCCGCAGCCTCAGTACCATCAGTGATGCTCTACTGttggtttactttttaaaaatttgaaaatgaaaaggtgacatttgagcaaacacaaaattttaagaattttaaaatgtgtttgttgtTGTCTCTCCCATTGGATTGCAAGTTTTACCAGGAATGGCTTGTTCATTCCTGAATCTCCAGCGTGGAGAACAAGGCCAGCACATAGCAGATTCTAGGTAAATGTTTCTAAAACAAGATGAATAAATGAGTCAGTGGAGAGTGGGTGAAGGAATGAGTGAGAAAGCATATCTGTCAAGACGTCTCACTCCCTTCGGGGAGCCAGGTCCTACTCACTGCATTTCTTTCCCTCTTGCCACAGGTCCTCCCCTTGGAGGGGCACAAACGATCAGTAAGAATACAGAGCAACGGCCCCAGCCAGGTACCTGCCCGGGATATGTAATCTCTCCTTTGCTTCCTGCACAGTTGTTGATTCCACATGGTCAACTGATGGAGGCTTTAAACAATATACTACatatgttctctcttatttctctcAAAGAGGGTCTATCTTTGACCCTAATAGGCCTGTGAATGAAGTAACAGGTACTGAAATCAAGTGGAGACTTGTTAAATATCAAAGGTGAAAGGAACTTGAAGATGAACTGTTCCAatgctttattttgttaaataaagaaactgaggcccggcGAGGTGAAGTGACTCGCTAAAAACCATACAACTGGTTAATGAAAGAAATAGAGTTATAATCCCAGACCCCCAAATTCCTGTCCAAGCCTTTTATACTTCACCAAACCTTACTTTCAGAAATATCCCCACCCTGTGATGGGTCGGCTTAACAATTAAGGCAGAGGAACTTTTAAAGCCGTGGACTTGGAGACTCCGTATTGGAGAGGAACTTGGAGATTTCTGGGTCTATCATACCCTCACCTCTACCTTACTTGTGCTTATAGTAAACCAGGGCATTGACTCTCTAGCTGGGCCCAGTTCCACTATCTGACCCAAAGTCCGCCTCCTGGAATTTCCGCTCAAGCTTTGCCTTCTGGGGAAGCCTTCCTCCTGCTTTCTCCGAAATCCTTTGCGTATCTGAAGACAGCTGCTGTGCCCAAGCCCCagctcctctctctgtcttcttatGTGATGCAGCTGAGATAAAGTTCTGAACAAGTCATTTGCTTTGGGGCAGGCAAACATTATTCTGCATCTCCACAGAAGGCAGAGCAAGAGAAAATCAACTGACATTTCACCTGGAAGGTTAAGAAAAAATTTGCTGACTGTGGATCACAAGTCAGATGTAGAGAGTTTTAAAGACTGtccaataacaacaaaattatGCATTAGGTATCACCTGCCAAAAATACTTTAGTTATCATATCAATGGTGTGGATGAGAAAGGATGGTCTCAATGGGCTTAAGGACTCTTAAAGTTAATTTATGCTTCTAAGTAGAAACCCAGAAATcatattggtatttttaaaattgtaattatagTTGAAAAAGTAGCAAAATTGCACAAAATACGTGACAATTGTGCCAAGTCGAGACCCAGCTCTCTACCATGATTTCCTCAACTAACAAAAAAGGAGATAAACCTCTCACCTAAACCAATATTGCAAAGACTTTTTCATGGCTAAATGAACACATATGTTTTGAGTAAAGTGAGATTTTTAAGAATAGTCATTCTATAGCTAAAATACAAACTCTGGTTTGTGCTGACATTTCTAAGTTTCAAATCACAGAGTgttttcctagaagaaaactgaggaatCCAGTAGCCCAACCtactcatttgacagatgagaaaactgattcCCAGAAATTGTCCAACAAGTTATTTGTTTATCACATAACTGCTGCTAAAACCCAGGCTGCTTGGTTTCTAGGCATGTGTTTTTcatgctacattttaaaaaacagattaataAGGTTGTTAGTATTAGGTAGAGCTATTAAAGACCAGTAACCATGAGACCTTCTTTAAGCTCATGGAGTCAGCTGTCCGTTGTATCATTGAATATTAGCCAGTTCCTTTccaaatgttttcattgttttgccTTGGGTAATGACAACATAATCTGCACATTTTAGATGccaaataagaaaaagtaatcCTGTTCCTATTCTTTGTTGTTTCTGTCATTATTGAGATGAAGACCACAAATGTCATCAAGATCTTTGAGATCTGCAAATAAAAGCAGTAAAGTTTTCTGAAATCAGTCTTTCCCGTGATCttgaaataaaagtataaacCCTTATGGTTTTCTTATGGCGGTtgtcatatttttaataacactgaagcaaatttccttttttatttccttagatCCATATCAGATCCTGGGCCCGACCAGCAGTCGCCTAGCCAACCCTGGTGAGTTTACCTTGGCCTGCGAGCCTTTTTTTTGGCCAGAATGTTTCGTAGCTTTGTGAAGTCACAGAGACCTCTGTCCAGACGCCTGAGTGGGGAGTAACGTGCACCTCTTTCCTTGAAATGTTCAGTGTCTGTTTCTGGAGCATGTGAACAACAGGTCAGGGCTTGTGATGAGGTGTCAAGGTTCATCAGCTGAGGATACTTCTGGGAATAAACACTTTAGCACTGCATATGTGCACTTAGGTGTAGATAAGTAATGAGCAGCACAGGTAGGCATTTTAACTGGAGAAAAtgggcaagaaagaaaaagaagacaactCCACTCAGCTCTCTGTTGTCTCCCGCGTGCAAggcacaaataagtaaatatccCAAAGTGCTTTATTTGTGATTTTAGAAAGTGTTGCCGAGTTACCTGGCCTTATAAAAGAGATGTGTCCTGGAAAAGTTGCAGATATAGTCAATTTGACcttgtattttaaagatttagTATCAAAAATAACTCTCAAGAGGATCCTTCTAAACCAAGTCCATCGAGATTGGGAGCTAGCAGGCTCTTGCAGTAGTGTGGTCCACTCACCTTCCCATCCCAGGGACTCTCCCTACCCATTCCTTCATGCCTGGGCATTCCTGCCAGAGGACAAAGAAGCCACCCAGCATATTCTGGGTATTTTTCTCTCTGCACAAGTTCTCTGTAGAACTTAGAGCTGCAAGCCAAGCTGTAGGACCTGCCAGGGGCCAAAAGCTAAAGCTCGTGAGGCAGCTTCTCCCAATGACTCCCACAGTCATGCCTTGCCCCTGACTCTTTACTGCTGACAGGGAATTCCCTGGGGGACCTGACCACTAATTAGAGATCAGACAGTGATTCAGGCCTTTCTAGATGAAGAGGTTCAAAAGCCTTACCAAAGGGGTTGAGGGAGGACGTCGCtcgcctaagatcacacagctagttctGGGCAGAGTTTGCACCTCACTTCCCACATTCCATTTACCAGGCCTTGGGGCAAAGCATCTTAGGATCTAACCTCGCTTATTATACCCATCCCCAAGGCAAGCAGAAAGGCAAATCAACAGTGAGAAGAAGGGCTTGTCAGGTCCATCCCGATgtcaaaggaaacaaaaggttTCTTTAAAAGGATGAGAAGCTCCCTGCATTTAGGGAACTGGGTTCTGCCTTCTCTGGACTGAGGTGTTCTGTTCTCTCCCGTTTGCCTCACGGCCTGCAGGAAGTGGGCAGATCCAGCTGTGGCAATTCCTCCTGGAGCTGCTCTCCGACAGTGCCAACGCCAGCTGTATCACCTGGGAGGGGACCAACGGGGAGTTCAAAATGACGGACCCCGATGAGGTGGCCAGGCGCTGGGGCGAGCGGAAAAGCAAGCCCAACATGAATTATGACAAGCTGAGCCGGGCCCTCCGATATTACTATGATAAAAACATTATGACCAAAGTGCACGGCAAAAGATATGCCTACAAATTTGACTTCCACGGCATTGCCCAGGCTCTGCAGCCACATCCAACCGAGTCGTCCATGTACAAGTACCCTTCTGACATCTCCTACATGCCTTCCTACCATGCCCACCAGCAGAAGGTGAACTTTGTCCCTCCCCATCCATCCTCCATGCCTGTCACTTCCTCCAGCTTCTTTGGAGCCGCATCACAATACTGGACCTCCCCCACGGGGGGAATCTACCCCAACCCCAACGTCCCCCGCCATCCTAACACCCATGTGCCTTCACACTTAGGCAGCTACTACTAGAAGCTTACTCATCGGTGGCCTTCTAGCTGAAGCCCATCCTGCACACTTACTGGATGCTTTGGACTCTACAGGACATATGTGGCCTTGAAGAGAAGACAAAACTGGATGTTCTTTCTTGTTGGATAGAACCTTTGTATTTGttccttaaaaacattttttttaatgttggtaACTTTTGCTTCCTCTACCTGAACAAAGAGATGGATAATTCCATGGGCCAGTATGCCAGTTTGAATTCTCAGTCTCCTAGCATCTTGTGAGTTGCATATTAAAATTACTGGAATGGTTATGTCATGGTTCTGAGAAAGAagctgtacattttctttatgtttttatgacCAAAGCAGTTTCTTATCAATACACGGGTCTCATTAGGGGTTCAGTACGACACAGAATCATGAACTTAACCAGTCATGTTCTGGTTTGAGATTTAGTGAAAATAGAGGTGGGAAGCTTATAATCTAATTTTAGGAGGACCGAATTCAGTGGATGGCAACTGGAACATTGATTGTAAGGCCAGTGAAGTTTTCACCCAACTGGAATTTGATGGAAAGaaggtgtgtgtgtttaagacGTCAAGGGCATTGCAGAATCCCCCTCAGTGGACAGTATGCACTCAACTGACCACTCTTTCTAGAAATAGTCAAGATACGAACGAAGAAATTTTAATGCAAATACATACATTCCTGAAAGATGGGAAAttaaatagctattttttttaaaatgatgacagTGGGTCCCAGAACTTGGAAAAGTTGTAGGGATTTCTAAACTCAAACAGATTCGCAAGCGCTGTGCGCTTGTCAGACCATCCGACCAGGGTCAACCAATCAGAAGGCAACTTACTGTATAAATTATGCAGAGTTATTTTCCTATATCTcacagtattaaaaataaataattaaaaattaagaataaataaacgAGTTGACCTCGGTCACAAAAGCAGTTTTACTATCGAATCAGTcgctgttattttttttaaatgtaatttgtaCATCTTTTATCAATCTGTACATTTGGGCTGTTTGTACGTTTTTATagctggtttttaaaaagcataatatgACTATTGCTGAAAAGGAAACAGGGCTGTTTAAGTCACTGACTTACGAGAAAGCAAAGCACTGGTACAGTTATTTAACAGGCATACACAAGCAAGGAAAGGTAATCCATTTAGATCTTTAATGCTTTGGAAATGTGTGTAACAGTACTGCAATAATCACAGCTCtgggaaaaacaacaaaactttccCTTGTGCAGAGGAGGGATTTTCCTGCTCTATATATGCAACATATTTTtagacattaaaatatatataattttgcagGTTAATTGTTGACTTTTTTAACTATATGAAGTGTTAAGCTGACAACTGTCAATGAAGACCATGTTGTAAAATAATTTGACTAAATAAATGGTTCCTTCTCTCAGCGCTGAGGACAGTTTTCTTATTTACCG
The sequence above is a segment of the Theropithecus gelada isolate Dixy chromosome 14, Tgel_1.0, whole genome shotgun sequence genome. Coding sequences within it:
- the FLI1 gene encoding Friend leukemia integration 1 transcription factor isoform X2; this translates as MEGGLAGERARESPVDCSVSKCSKLVGGGESNPMNYNSYMDEKNGPPPPNMTTNERRVIVPADPTLWTQEHVRQWLEWAIKEYGLMEIDTSFFQNMDGKELCKMNKEDFLRATTLYNTEVLLSHLSYLRESSLLAYNTTSHTDQSSRLSVKEDPSYDSVRRGAWGNNMNSGLNKSPPLGGAQTISKNTEQRPQPDPYQILGPTSSRLANPGSGQIQLWQFLLELLSDSANASCITWEGTNGEFKMTDPDEVARRWGERKSKPNMNYDKLSRALRYYYDKNIMTKVHGKRYAYKFDFHGIAQALQPHPTESSMYKYPSDISYMPSYHAHQQKVNFVPPHPSSMPVTSSSFFGAASQYWTSPTGGIYPNPNVPRHPNTHVPSHLGSYY
- the FLI1 gene encoding Friend leukemia integration 1 transcription factor isoform X1 codes for the protein MDGTIKEALSVVSDDQSLFDSAYGAAAHLPKADMTASGSPDYGQPHKINPLPPQQEWMNQPVRVNVKREYDHMNGSRESPVDCSVSKCSKLVGGGESNPMNYNSYMDEKNGPPPPNMTTNERRVIVPADPTLWTQEHVRQWLEWAIKEYGLMEIDTSFFQNMDGKELCKMNKEDFLRATTLYNTEVLLSHLSYLRESSLLAYNTTSHTDQSSRLSVKEDPSYDSVRRGAWGNNMNSGLNKSPPLGGAQTISKNTEQRPQPDPYQILGPTSSRLANPGSGQIQLWQFLLELLSDSANASCITWEGTNGEFKMTDPDEVARRWGERKSKPNMNYDKLSRALRYYYDKNIMTKVHGKRYAYKFDFHGIAQALQPHPTESSMYKYPSDISYMPSYHAHQQKVNFVPPHPSSMPVTSSSFFGAASQYWTSPTGGIYPNPNVPRHPNTHVPSHLGSYY
- the FLI1 gene encoding Friend leukemia integration 1 transcription factor isoform X3, giving the protein MDPGSLLAYNTTSHTDQSSRLSVKEDPSYDSVRRGAWGNNMNSGLNKSPPLGGAQTISKNTEQRPQPDPYQILGPTSSRLANPGSGQIQLWQFLLELLSDSANASCITWEGTNGEFKMTDPDEVARRWGERKSKPNMNYDKLSRALRYYYDKNIMTKVHGKRYAYKFDFHGIAQALQPHPTESSMYKYPSDISYMPSYHAHQQKVNFVPPHPSSMPVTSSSFFGAASQYWTSPTGGIYPNPNVPRHPNTHVPSHLGSYY